cccattagttcagttggtaaagcaccagactttggtataatttcatgtttttaaaagcgcttagtaagcacatatgctaactatcgagtttttacggtatcgtGCTTGACTTTGAGAAAACTGTAACTCATGTATCATTCTCAATCTGTCCTATCACACTAGACTTATGTTATGTGACCAAGGATGAAAATAAGAGCTTTTCCATCATGTACCAGAACTCAGCGTGGGAAAATAGTGAGTCCTGGTTAACTTGAATTTAGGTGGGGCCAGGACTCACTTTAGTCTAAATATGACTCATTTTTGTTCTAGCTAGTGTCAGAATTGATGCCAGAATGGTCTATATCAAATGGTTTACTTTCAACAATAACAGCTCAAATTCTGACCTCACACTGCAGAGAAAACCCATTTTGGTTCACAATTTCGTATTTCTTGGATATCTTTTAATCGACTccggggcggatccaggaattttcaatagggaAGCCGCCATATGCTTTTGTGCTttgcgcccacacaaagtcaagCGCCCCCCTAAATCTGCTTCTGAGACTGTATGGTGACTATTGCTCAGGACAAAAAGTGTAGGTATTGTGATATCTCAATAGGCTACAGTAGACAACAAATGAATGATGGCCCGTAGCccgcttattttcacccttgtatATGACGAACATGATGTAATTGTGAAATGCTACAAATATCTTCCTTTGGCTTTTACATGTACATAAGCTAGGTTTGATCATACCATCAGAGGCATTCCCTCTTTCCTTCTGTGAGGAGTTCTGAAATATCATACTAACCTTCCAGAAACCAGTTATGCACAATTCCAAACTGCAAGCAatttacaaatcgcctggaaaTGTCGAAGAAACACTACTGCTGATTTTCTATCTCCAAGATTGTTCCATTAAAACCTGATAAGATGACTGATTCTGACTCGATTCCGCGTCGCCGTCAAAGGTGCGGACTTCTGTGACAACAGTTTGAACATTTGGATCTTTATCCTTATAGTAGTCAATGACAGTTTGACCTTCCATTTGCGCCAGGAGGGTAACGACGCAGCTCTCTTCTTCCGGAAGGGCTTCTTGGAGTTGTGCTGTGCTTTCAGCGAGGTTTGTCAATGGAATTTCAACAGTTTGTTCATCATGTGGAATATCTTCTTGATTTTCCTCTTTACTGGTTGATTCTTCTGCTTCAGGTACTGGTGAGTCTTCTCTGTCCTCCACCAGAGTTTCCTGGACATTTTCAACCTCCATTTCCAATTCAACTTCTTGTATATCACTTGGAATATTCTCTTGCTGTGCTGCTTCTTGAATCACATCTTTGAGTTGCACTTTCCTCCTTTTTGCTCCTTTTCCGCTCTTGGATGAGCCTCTTCCTTTTCCGCGTTTTGTCGGTGTTGACGAGGGCGCCAGAGCAACGGAGATGCATTCTTCCAGTAAGTCTTCCACCTGTTGTGTCGCTTGATCGAGAAGCTTCTTCCGAACTCTCGCGCTGCGTTCAAACACCGAGACGAGTTTCTGGCAAGCGTCGCGTATCCTCGCCGTATCCGCCTGCACTTTGATGGCGTGCAATTGACGCTTGTTTAAAACACGAATCAATGCTGGTGTAACCGGTGGTGACATTTCAGTTTCGGAAGGTGATTGATGCTTACGCGGGGACTCccgtatttttctttttttcatcagGAGTTGTAGGtttcttttcttcattttctCCTTCAGGTTTTTCTGTCTCTGCTTCTTCATCAATTTTAGGCTCTTCCGGGGGATTTAAAAACTGATTCACAACATTTTTGATTTCACGATGTACCTGCTTTACCGGAATTCCTTTCGCAAACTGCTCACTTAGTTGCGCAATTGTCCTCTTAGGAATCGGGTGGAACTGAGTGTCTGTAATACTAATCGCATGACTGTGAGTTTTTGTATAAATAACGCTTACTTTTCGCTCCCCTTTTTGGTATTTAACCGACATTTTGGCTGGACACGCTATACCGGTCTTTGTCACACCCTTTTTCGCCCTTCTATTTGTCTTTCTTTCAGGCTGTCCCTTTTTGACGTGCGCCCTCGCCGAGCCATCTCGTTGACAGTAGAAATGTTGATCGTACCATCCTTTATGGAATCGCAGTCCTCTTTGTTTGACATAGTAAACATGGTTTTCTGCTTCTTCGTTTTCTTTCCAATCCAAGAAAGCATCCATATTTTCAAACTCGTAATGTTCTTGTTCTGTTTGCACACCATGGTCCTGTTCCAAATGTTTCAGCATGGTCTTGCGATGAAAAAAGGACTTACCACATCCTtcctataaaataaataaagaaacaaaaaataaattcaaTACTCTTGTCATTAGTGCTGCTCTACAGTTCGGGgtagagaagaacggcagttgtttacattttgagagcacgcacagtgtaaacacggtctaagtggggttctgattggccgaTTCAATCAACAAACAGATAATCTGATTTGCTGATTTTGCATCAAAACGTTGGTCAGCGCAAAACAGTGCTCTctgtgtatgtcgctcattaacagggcactcGCGTCAATTGAATCAAaagagaaatttgcaccaaaaatgttaaattttgttcaaaaaaagcccaattttcgcccaaatttcaaatatttttggtgaaattgatcaaaaatcaaaaaaattaaaaaacggttcctagatatttttatctagtttttaacaaCACATACAATGTTTGTTgactcaagaatttttttgttacgtggtccaaaaatttgagccaaaaacctggtttttaaatattttttccaaaaatgagcatttttgcccaaatttgacctgcTGACTCTCCTTCACCTTCTGTGTGATGACATGATACTTACATATGGGCATTTGGTGTTGTATTGCTTCTCTACACAGTCTTCCTTGTGTACATTGGTGTAATGGATCTTCATATTTTGCCAGCTCACGAATCCTTTACCACAGCGCTCACAGGCACAAACCTTGGCCTTAGATACCTGCAAAGATGACAATTCATCAACAATTGACATTGGTGAGtttattttatatcactcatacataaattctagacagttcattggttgattaccatttatcatttttactatcaccctctccgtgtgatagtctttaccatcatgtgctctgctgtagtgcgcctgcgccaagccgtgcactgactcttggactcgccgatttagttatggggtggaccccaaaatgtgaagtatatcacggcaaaacatggtgttatgttgatgaaaaaatgtatttcctaccttaaataatattttagtaatttagaatttatgcatgagtgatataaaacaaatattaactgtcttaaatttgtgtaatggacgaaatataatcactcggagaaagatgtattgttccattccactcgccggaacaatccatctttcacctcgtgattatatttcgaccatcacactcatagacagttaatatttgtatactatcactaTCAGTATGGTAGacttgccaactgtccctcattttgagggactgtcctgctttctgaaaatttcagtgatggcaaatttaaatgttaagaatagcagaaaatgctgcaaatttcactttaaatttTGTGTAATAAACTTCACAGGTTAGATCAGGTTAATATTATAATAGTAAACTGTTTATCATTCTGAAAAACTCACTAAACAAGACTGGTACTACTACTATCACtatttttttcttgaatttttttttttaatttgcaagaaatcCATCATATTTGTTGGTCTTGTGCACACCGTGCCACATATACAGAGTATTGCTGAACTGACTCCACAATAAGAGAATGTGACTAACCTTTTTCTCTGTAGGCTTGTTAGGATCTTGTTCAGATGAACCAGCTTCTTTGGGTGGTTTTTCTTTGGGTGGTTTCTTTACCTTTTTACtaaaacaaaagtacaaaattagTTATTAAGTAAACATTTATCATTCATGTTGAAGAACTAGTATGCAATGAAATAGATATTCCAAAAATTCCAAAATCAGTGCAGGGACACATCCCACATTTTGCCCACATTAACTGTTACCCATATAGTTTCTTATCCCTGCAAGAAATGATGTTTTCTTGCTTGGCTTTTTGCCGGTATAAGCCTGCCTCCTTTTCTGTGCATAATCTGATAAAAAAGAAACCtacacttaaggggtggggtatgaacgtttggacagtatttattgtgggacatcagagtaccgtacatcaggcatatcgaattgcattctgaatacgaagaatgtccttctgatatcaaatcattttgattttgtgaaattcgcaatgtaatacacattttatggcaaatgataaaaaattgatatttttgatatttaacagtactcgaagtaaactttataaatctgatgatttatacttaaagtgtatgtaggtgggataaaaagccgtcgatcaattgaaaattttgaccttttgtattgaagatatggattttttcccaaaacaccaaaataaattaggtctttttggggaaaaaatccatatcttcaatatgaaaggtcaaaattttcaattgatcgtcggcttttcctcacagctacatacactt
Above is a genomic segment from Amphiura filiformis chromosome 10, Afil_fr2py, whole genome shotgun sequence containing:
- the LOC140163262 gene encoding uncharacterized protein, which produces MGDVGGGSGGGGGGGGMGEEAERMEQPAVKKSKGAKEKIKKVKKPPKEKPPKEAGSSEQDPNKPTEKKVSKAKVCACERCGKGFVSWQNMKIHYTNVHKEDCVEKQYNTKCPYEGCGKSFFHRKTMLKHLEQDHGVQTEQEHYEFENMDAFLDWKENEEAENHVYYVKQRGLRFHKGWYDQHFYCQRDGSARAHVKKGQPERKTNRRAKKGVTKTGIACPAKMSVKYQKGERKVSVIYTKTHSHAISITDTQFHPIPKRTIAQLSEQFAKGIPVKQVHREIKNVVNQFLNPPEEPKIDEEAETEKPEGENEEKKPTTPDEKKKNTGVPA